One part of the Bacillus sp. FJAT-27916 genome encodes these proteins:
- the tsaE gene encoding tRNA (adenosine(37)-N6)-threonylcarbamoyltransferase complex ATPase subunit type 1 TsaE, translating to MTEYQLLCKNEQETRQLAEEIGRRLVPGSVVALEGDLGAGKTTFTKGIAKSLGVTRTVNSPTFTIMKQYKGNMPLYHMDVYRIENEDEDFGFEEFFEGDGVTIVEWAHLIKTQLPDELLTLYLYHEGDEQRRIKAVPQGEFYEKLCEEIF from the coding sequence GTGACGGAGTATCAATTATTATGTAAGAACGAACAGGAGACGAGGCAGCTTGCTGAGGAGATTGGCAGACGTCTTGTTCCGGGTTCAGTAGTGGCGCTTGAGGGTGACCTTGGTGCTGGCAAGACAACCTTTACAAAGGGAATCGCTAAGAGTCTAGGCGTGACACGGACAGTGAATAGTCCAACGTTTACGATCATGAAACAATACAAAGGAAATATGCCGCTTTATCATATGGATGTATATAGAATTGAGAATGAGGATGAGGACTTCGGCTTTGAGGAGTTCTTCGAAGGCGATGGGGTGACCATTGTGGAATGGGCTCATTTAATTAAGACACAATTGCCGGATGAGCTGCTGACCTTGTATTTATATCATGAAGGGGATGAGCAGCGCAGGATCAAGGCTGTACCCCAAGGTGAATTTTATGAAAAGTTGTGTGAGGAGATTTTTTAA
- the cmpA gene encoding cortex morphogenetic protein CmpA has protein sequence MPLWLQNQIQRAFYEKDSKQILLLNQCWYFYKKSIASES, from the coding sequence ATGCCCCTTTGGCTGCAAAATCAAATCCAGCGTGCCTTTTATGAAAAAGACAGCAAGCAAATCCTATTATTGAATCAATGCTGGTATTTCTATAAGAAAAGCATTGCCTCAGAAAGCTAA
- a CDS encoding SprT family protein, with the protein MTEEELQALVEDISIKQFHRPFLHKALFNARLRTTGGRYLLSSHNIEINRKYLDELGMKELEGIIKHELCHYHLHLLGRGYKHGDADFKRLLRETGSPRFCSVLQSAKPTVHKIKWVYECQSCRMEYRRKRRMKEI; encoded by the coding sequence TTGACGGAAGAAGAATTACAAGCGCTCGTCGAAGATATCTCAATTAAACAGTTCCATAGGCCGTTTCTTCACAAAGCACTTTTCAATGCAAGGCTTCGGACGACTGGCGGACGTTATTTGCTTTCCAGCCATAATATTGAAATCAACCGCAAATACCTCGATGAGCTCGGGATGAAAGAGCTTGAAGGGATTATCAAGCATGAGCTATGCCATTACCATCTTCACTTGCTCGGAAGAGGGTATAAGCATGGAGATGCAGATTTTAAAAGGTTGCTCCGGGAAACCGGATCGCCGCGATTCTGCTCGGTACTCCAAAGTGCAAAACCCACTGTACACAAGATTAAGTGGGTGTACGAATGCCAATCCTGCCGTATGGAATACAGAAGAAAAAGGCGGATGAAAGAAATATG
- the tsaB gene encoding tRNA (adenosine(37)-N6)-threonylcarbamoyltransferase complex dimerization subunit type 1 TsaB: MNVLAIDTSTNVLGVAVANEQGIIGEQITYTKRNHSVRAMPTVEALLKECGMKPADLNRIVVAKGPGSYTGVRIGVTIAKSLAWSLGIELVGISSLEALALNGRYFNGYVCPVFDARRGQLYTALFKAENGKITRIQDDQNVLAKDFADGLRRLDAPVLFVGSDASIHEETFKEALGDRALLAPEPLHHARAGELAMLGMQRPAEEIHSFVPNYVRLAEAEAKWLEAQEKQREE, encoded by the coding sequence ATGAATGTATTAGCCATTGATACATCGACGAATGTTCTTGGAGTGGCTGTTGCTAATGAGCAAGGAATTATCGGTGAGCAAATAACTTATACAAAGAGAAATCATTCTGTACGGGCGATGCCCACTGTGGAAGCACTGCTTAAAGAGTGCGGGATGAAGCCTGCTGACCTTAACAGGATTGTCGTCGCTAAGGGGCCTGGTTCCTATACAGGTGTGCGTATTGGCGTGACGATTGCGAAGTCACTAGCCTGGAGTCTGGGTATAGAGCTCGTCGGTATTTCAAGCCTTGAGGCGCTTGCGCTGAATGGGCGTTATTTTAACGGTTATGTGTGCCCAGTATTTGATGCACGACGAGGCCAGCTGTACACGGCGCTTTTTAAAGCGGAGAATGGGAAGATTACACGGATACAGGATGACCAAAATGTACTTGCGAAGGACTTCGCGGATGGATTGAGGAGACTAGATGCACCGGTTCTCTTTGTTGGAAGTGATGCCTCCATTCATGAGGAAACGTTCAAGGAGGCATTGGGAGACAGGGCGTTGCTTGCACCAGAGCCGCTTCATCATGCTCGCGCAGGTGAGCTTGCGATGCTGGGAATGCAAAGACCGGCAGAAGAGATTCATTCATTTGTACCGAATTATGTGCGTTTAGCGGAAGCAGAGGCGAAATGGTTAGAAGCTCAAGAGAAACAGAGGGAAGAATGA
- the rimI gene encoding ribosomal protein S18-alanine N-acetyltransferase has protein sequence MMTNHTVMFRAMTLEDLDDVMEVEHASFTLPWSREAFYNELVNNQYAVYLVVEDRGRVIGYGGQWVILDEGHITNIALLPAYRGYGLGEELMIRMMGTAKSMGVKRMTLEVRVTNHGAQKLYRKMGFQEGGIRKNYYTDNMEDALVMWVELW, from the coding sequence ATGATGACCAATCATACAGTGATGTTTCGGGCAATGACACTTGAGGATTTAGATGATGTGATGGAGGTTGAGCATGCCTCCTTTACTCTGCCATGGAGCAGGGAAGCCTTTTATAACGAGCTGGTGAACAACCAGTATGCCGTCTATCTTGTTGTGGAGGACAGAGGCCGTGTCATTGGTTATGGCGGACAATGGGTTATCCTAGATGAGGGGCATATCACGAATATCGCGCTTCTTCCTGCCTATCGCGGCTACGGCCTTGGCGAGGAGCTGATGATTCGTATGATGGGAACGGCGAAAAGCATGGGCGTTAAGCGAATGACCCTTGAAGTAAGGGTAACGAATCATGGTGCACAGAAATTATATCGAAAAATGGGATTTCAAGAAGGCGGTATCCGAAAGAATTATTACACAGATAATATGGAGGATGCCTTAGTAATGTGGGTGGAATTATGGTAA